Proteins co-encoded in one Stutzerimonas stutzeri genomic window:
- a CDS encoding transcriptional regulator: protein MSVPHRVTRPNHSARTLARGLGWFSIGLGLAEVLMPGKLARFLGVPGNEGLIRACGAREIATGVGLLLTDDPKPWIYGRIGGDALDLVGLGLSIENGTEQVNAAIAAGAVAGITALDISCAKGLAAESHYVTEWDYSDRSGFPADPQAMRGKVEAEFAAARAEPNGYSPSTMLH from the coding sequence ATGAGCGTTCCACATCGCGTTACCCGCCCCAACCATTCCGCCCGCACCCTGGCCCGCGGGCTGGGCTGGTTCAGCATCGGCCTGGGGCTGGCCGAGGTGCTGATGCCCGGCAAGCTGGCCCGCTTCCTCGGCGTGCCCGGCAACGAAGGGCTGATCCGCGCCTGCGGGGCCCGCGAAATCGCCACCGGCGTCGGCCTGCTGCTCACCGACGATCCCAAACCCTGGATCTACGGCCGCATCGGCGGCGATGCCCTCGACCTGGTCGGCCTGGGCCTGAGCATCGAGAACGGCACCGAGCAGGTCAACGCGGCCATTGCCGCGGGGGCGGTGGCTGGTATCACGGCACTGGATATCAGCTGCGCCAAGGGGTTGGCCGCCGAGAGTCATTACGTTACCGAGTGGGACTACAGTGACCGCAGCGGCTTCCCGGCGGATCCGCAAGCGATGCGGGGGAAGGTCGAGGCGGAGTTCGCCGCGGCGCGGGCCGAGCCGAATGGGTACAGTCCCTCGACGATGTTGCATTAA
- a CDS encoding hydrogen peroxide-inducible genes activator encodes MTLTELRYIVTLAQEQHFGRAAERCHVSQPTLSVGVKKLEDELGVLIFERTKSAVRLTPVGEGIVTQAQKVLEQAQSIRELAQAGKNQLASPLKVGAIYTVGPYMFPHLIPQLHRVAPDMPLYIEENFTHILRDKLRTGELDAIIIALPFQEADVLTLPLYDEPFYVLMPAGHPWTKKETIDAEMLNDKSLLLLGEGHCFRDQVLEACPTTRKGEAPSHTTVESSSLETIRHMVASGLGVSILPLSAVDSHHYSPGVLDIRPMTAPVPFRTVAIAWRASFPRPKAIEVLADSIRLCSVAKPAAANA; translated from the coding sequence ATGACACTGACCGAACTGCGCTACATCGTCACGCTCGCCCAGGAACAGCATTTTGGCCGCGCGGCCGAACGCTGCCACGTCAGCCAGCCGACCCTGTCGGTGGGCGTGAAGAAGCTCGAGGACGAGCTTGGCGTGCTGATCTTCGAGCGGACCAAGAGCGCAGTCCGCCTGACGCCAGTCGGCGAAGGCATTGTCACCCAGGCGCAGAAGGTGCTCGAGCAGGCGCAAAGCATTCGTGAGCTGGCCCAGGCCGGCAAGAACCAGCTGGCCTCGCCGCTGAAAGTGGGCGCCATCTACACCGTCGGCCCCTACATGTTCCCGCACCTGATTCCGCAGCTGCACCGCGTAGCGCCGGACATGCCGCTGTATATCGAGGAAAACTTCACCCACATCCTGCGCGACAAGCTGCGTACCGGCGAGCTGGACGCGATCATCATCGCGCTGCCGTTCCAGGAAGCCGACGTACTGACGCTGCCGCTGTACGACGAGCCCTTCTATGTGCTGATGCCCGCCGGGCATCCGTGGACGAAGAAGGAAACCATCGACGCGGAGATGCTCAACGACAAGAGTCTGCTGCTGCTTGGCGAAGGCCATTGCTTCCGCGATCAGGTCCTCGAAGCCTGCCCGACCACCCGCAAGGGCGAGGCGCCGAGCCACACCACGGTGGAGTCCTCGTCGCTGGAAACCATCCGCCACATGGTGGCCTCCGGCCTGGGCGTATCGATCCTGCCGCTGTCGGCGGTCGATAGCCATCACTATTCGCCGGGCGTGCTGGACATTCGCCCGATGACCGCGCCGGTCCCCTTCCGCACCGTGGCGATCGCCTGGCGCGCCAGCTTCCCGCGACCGAAAGCCATCGAAGTGCTGGCCGACTCCATCCGCCTGTGCTCGGTCGCCAAACCGGCAGCGGCGAACGCCTGA
- a CDS encoding NAD(P)H-binding protein produces MATRPSVMIAGCGDVGIRLGLQLSRAGWTVYGLRRQAADLPVPILPVKGDLSAAELPRSWPNGKLDYLVYAASASQHDEPGYRSAYIDGLRNVLGWLEQRGQQPKRLFFVSSTGVYAQSDGGWIDETSPTAPTGYTGRVMLEAEQLALDSGIPATRVRMAGLYDPARPWMQNQVRAGLRVDREPPQYSNRIHRDDAAALLACLLQTDHAGGDLEDCYLGVDDDPAPLHEVIDFLRERLGVTQWAEQSMTRRAGSKRCRNARARALGWAPQYPSYRNGYASVRPGKG; encoded by the coding sequence ATGGCAACTCGACCTTCGGTAATGATCGCCGGCTGCGGCGATGTGGGTATTCGTCTCGGATTGCAGCTCAGCCGGGCGGGTTGGACAGTCTATGGCCTGCGTCGCCAGGCGGCGGATCTACCGGTACCCATCCTCCCGGTCAAGGGCGACCTGTCGGCTGCGGAGCTGCCGCGTAGCTGGCCCAATGGCAAGCTGGACTACCTGGTCTACGCCGCCTCGGCGAGCCAGCATGACGAGCCCGGCTACCGGTCGGCCTATATCGATGGCCTGCGTAATGTGCTCGGCTGGCTCGAACAGCGTGGCCAGCAGCCCAAGCGGCTTTTCTTCGTATCCAGCACGGGCGTTTATGCGCAGAGCGACGGTGGTTGGATCGATGAGACATCGCCGACCGCGCCCACCGGCTACACCGGCCGGGTGATGCTCGAGGCCGAGCAGCTGGCGCTGGACAGCGGTATTCCGGCCACCCGGGTGCGCATGGCCGGGTTGTACGACCCGGCCCGGCCGTGGATGCAGAATCAGGTACGCGCAGGCCTGCGTGTGGACCGTGAGCCGCCGCAGTACAGCAATCGCATCCATCGCGACGACGCCGCCGCGCTGCTCGCCTGCCTGCTGCAGACCGATCACGCCGGTGGCGATCTGGAAGACTGCTACCTGGGCGTCGATGACGACCCGGCGCCGCTGCACGAGGTAATCGACTTCCTGCGTGAACGGCTTGGCGTGACCCAGTGGGCCGAGCAGAGCATGACCCGCCGCGCCGGCAGCAAACGCTGCCGCAACGCCCGGGCGCGCGCCCTCGGCTGGGCGCCGCAATATCCGAGCTATCGCAACGGCTACGCCTCCGTGCGCCCGGGCAAGGGCTGA
- the recG gene encoding ATP-dependent DNA helicase RecG: MSELAAVPVTAIKGVGAALAEKLAKVGLETLQDLLFHLPLRYQDRTRIVPIGALRPGQDAVVEGTVTGTDIVMGRRRSLLVRLHDGSGSLSLRFYHFSQAQKEALKRGTQVRCYGEVRPGASGLEIYHPEYRALSDSTPVAVEQTLTPIYPTTEGLTQQRLRQLTEQALARLGPHSLPDWLPAELTRDYRLAKLDEAIRYLHRPPPDADLEELAEGRHWAQHRLAFEELLTHQLSMQRLRESSRAQHAPPLPVACELPKRYLTNLGFQPTGAQQRVGAEIAYDLAQDEPMLRLVQGDVGAGKTVVAALAALQALEAGYQVALMAPTEILAEQHFITFCKWLEPLGIEVAWLAGKLKGKARTAALERIAAGCPMVVGTHALFQDDVQFRRLALVIIDEQHRFGVQQRLALRRKGVEGRLCPHQLIMTATPIPRTLAMSAYADLDTSILDELPPGRTPVNTVLVADSRRLEVIERVRSACNEGRQAYWVCTLIEESEELTCQAAETTFEDLSAALGGLNVGLIHGRMKPAEKAAVMAEFKEGRLQLLVATTVIEVGVDVPNASLMIIENPERLGLAQLHQLRGRVGRGSAASHCVLLYHPPLSQIGRERLAIMRETCDGFIIAEKDLELRGPGEMLGTRQTGLLQFKVADLMRDADLLPAVRDAAQALLAHWPQHVSPLLERWLRHGQQYGQV, from the coding sequence ATGAGCGAACTGGCGGCGGTGCCGGTTACCGCAATCAAGGGCGTCGGCGCCGCGCTGGCCGAGAAGCTGGCCAAGGTCGGTCTGGAAACGCTGCAGGACCTGCTGTTCCACCTGCCGTTGCGCTATCAGGACCGCACCCGCATCGTGCCGATCGGCGCGCTGCGCCCCGGGCAGGACGCCGTGGTCGAAGGCACGGTGACCGGCACCGACATCGTCATGGGCCGCCGCCGCAGCCTGCTGGTGCGCCTGCACGATGGCAGCGGCAGCCTCAGCCTGCGCTTCTATCATTTCAGCCAGGCGCAGAAGGAAGCGCTCAAGCGCGGCACCCAGGTGCGCTGCTACGGCGAAGTGCGCCCCGGTGCGTCGGGACTGGAGATCTACCACCCCGAATACCGCGCGCTGAGCGACAGCACGCCGGTCGCCGTGGAACAGACGCTGACCCCGATCTACCCGACCACCGAAGGCCTGACCCAGCAGCGCCTGCGCCAGTTGACTGAACAGGCACTGGCACGGCTCGGCCCTCACAGCCTGCCGGACTGGCTGCCCGCGGAGCTGACCCGCGACTACCGTCTGGCCAAGCTCGACGAAGCGATCCGCTACCTGCACCGGCCTCCGCCGGATGCCGACCTGGAAGAGCTCGCCGAAGGCCGGCACTGGGCGCAGCACCGTCTCGCCTTCGAAGAATTGCTGACCCACCAACTCTCGATGCAGCGTCTGCGCGAGAGCAGTCGCGCCCAGCACGCGCCACCGCTGCCGGTCGCCTGCGAGCTGCCAAAACGCTACCTGACCAACCTCGGCTTCCAGCCCACCGGCGCGCAGCAGCGCGTCGGCGCCGAGATCGCCTATGACCTGGCCCAGGACGAGCCCATGCTGCGCCTGGTGCAGGGTGACGTTGGCGCCGGCAAGACGGTAGTCGCCGCCCTCGCCGCCCTGCAGGCGCTGGAAGCCGGCTATCAGGTCGCGCTGATGGCACCGACCGAGATCCTCGCCGAGCAGCACTTCATCACCTTCTGCAAATGGCTGGAGCCGCTGGGCATCGAGGTCGCCTGGCTGGCCGGCAAGCTCAAGGGCAAGGCGCGCACAGCCGCACTGGAGCGCATCGCCGCCGGCTGCCCGATGGTGGTCGGCACCCATGCGCTGTTCCAGGACGACGTGCAGTTCCGCCGCCTGGCGCTGGTGATCATCGACGAACAGCACCGCTTCGGCGTCCAGCAGCGCCTGGCGTTGCGGCGTAAGGGCGTCGAGGGTCGACTCTGCCCGCACCAGTTGATCATGACCGCCACGCCCATCCCGCGCACCCTCGCCATGAGCGCCTACGCCGATCTGGACACCTCGATCCTCGACGAGCTGCCGCCGGGCCGCACCCCGGTCAACACCGTGCTGGTGGCCGACAGCCGCCGTCTGGAAGTCATCGAGCGGGTGCGCTCGGCCTGCAACGAGGGGCGCCAGGCCTACTGGGTCTGCACCCTGATCGAGGAATCCGAGGAGCTGACCTGCCAAGCCGCGGAAACCACCTTCGAGGACCTGTCGGCGGCGCTCGGTGGGCTCAACGTCGGGCTGATCCACGGCCGCATGAAGCCGGCCGAGAAGGCGGCGGTGATGGCCGAATTCAAGGAAGGACGGTTGCAACTGCTGGTCGCCACCACGGTGATCGAGGTAGGCGTCGACGTGCCCAACGCCAGCCTGATGATCATCGAGAATCCCGAGCGCCTCGGGCTCGCCCAGTTGCATCAGTTGCGTGGCCGGGTGGGCCGGGGCAGCGCGGCCAGCCATTGCGTGCTGCTCTATCATCCGCCGCTGTCGCAGATCGGCCGCGAACGGCTGGCGATCATGCGCGAAACCTGCGACGGCTTCATCATTGCCGAGAAGGACCTGGAGCTGCGTGGCCCCGGCGAAATGCTCGGCACCCGGCAGACCGGGCTGCTGCAGTTCAAGGTTGCCGATCTGATGCGCGACGCCGATCTGCTACCGGCGGTGCGTGACGCCGCCCAGGCGCTTCTGGCACATTGGCCGCAGCATGTCAGCCCGCTGTTGGAGCGCTGGCTGCGGCATGGTCAGCAATACGGCCAGGTCTGA
- a CDS encoding AEC family transporter, whose translation MSAVVNVVLPVFALIFLGYLCRRTGRMGPTGASELNRFVVWLGLPALLFSVVANSTWTQLWQPGFITAFSVGCLGVFGFTLGYRLLQKQPLADASLDALGASYANTGYIGIPLCMLVLGDEALQPAMVASIIVVCVLFAIALACVETGLHAGQGFSRTLRKVSVALLRNPLVVAPMLGGLWAASGLELPVPVATLLKLLGAAAAPCALVSLGLFLAQPQPGGKVSGVWPLVTLKLVVQPLITWFLAFQVFELPALWAYSALLLSALPTGTGPYMLAEFYGREASRVSRVVLLSTLGSLLTLSACLVLLPV comes from the coding sequence ATGTCCGCCGTCGTCAACGTCGTCCTTCCTGTCTTCGCCCTGATTTTCCTGGGATACCTGTGCCGCCGCACCGGTCGCATGGGCCCGACGGGGGCCTCCGAGCTCAACCGTTTCGTGGTCTGGCTGGGGCTGCCGGCGCTGCTGTTCAGCGTCGTCGCCAATTCCACCTGGACGCAGCTCTGGCAGCCGGGCTTCATCACGGCGTTTTCGGTGGGCTGTCTTGGGGTGTTCGGCTTCACCCTGGGCTATCGCCTGCTGCAGAAACAGCCGCTGGCCGATGCCAGCCTCGATGCACTCGGTGCGTCCTATGCCAATACCGGCTATATCGGCATTCCGCTGTGCATGCTGGTGCTGGGTGACGAGGCGCTGCAGCCGGCCATGGTGGCTTCGATCATCGTGGTGTGCGTGCTGTTCGCCATTGCCCTGGCCTGTGTAGAGACCGGGCTGCACGCCGGCCAGGGCTTCAGCCGGACGCTGCGCAAGGTCTCTGTCGCGCTGCTGCGCAACCCGCTGGTGGTGGCACCGATGCTGGGTGGGTTGTGGGCGGCGAGCGGGCTGGAGCTGCCGGTGCCGGTGGCGACCTTGCTGAAACTGCTGGGCGCGGCGGCGGCGCCTTGTGCGCTGGTATCGCTGGGGTTGTTCCTCGCGCAGCCACAGCCGGGCGGCAAGGTCAGCGGCGTATGGCCGCTGGTCACGCTGAAACTGGTGGTCCAGCCGCTGATCACCTGGTTCCTGGCATTTCAGGTCTTCGAACTGCCGGCGCTGTGGGCCTACTCTGCGCTGTTGCTGAGTGCGTTGCCCACGGGCACCGGGCCGTACATGCTCGCCGAGTTCTACGGGCGCGAGGCGTCGCGGGTGTCGCGTGTGGTGCTGCTGTCGACGCTCGGCTCGTTGCTCACCTTGTCGGCATGCCTGGTGCTGTTGCCGGTGTAG
- a CDS encoding aminoacyl-tRNA deacylase and HDOD domain-containing protein — protein sequence MNKAASSNHNITLPPMIVQLLDKLALPYRICEDRADFDPSRRVQAVLVDDAIGALLVLYPRDHLLDLPSLVELTGRQLVAVKPERLMRMLTKHDLKILPGLPPLTSSPCLYEERLLQQPELLVESGQPGVLLAMASSDFKLLLSKASAGRFAVPLSQIRPNLDRPEDDSAQITQAVQSFTARRIQKRLEETIEIPPLAQTAQKIIKLRVDPDATVDDITGVVETDPALAAQVVSWAASPYYAAPGKIRSVEDAIVRVLGFDLVINLALGLALGKTLSLPKDQPQQATPYWQQAIYTAAVIEGLNRAIPRTQRPEAGLSYLAGLLHNFGYLVLAHVFPPHFSLICRHLEINPHLSHNVIEQHLLGITREQIGAWLMRYWGMPDELSTALRFQNDPYYQGEHAGHANLVCLAVRLLRNRGIGDGPYGEIPDELFGRLGLSRDKANDVVNKVLDAEAALRALAMQIHPST from the coding sequence ATGAACAAGGCCGCCAGCAGCAACCACAACATCACGCTCCCGCCAATGATCGTCCAGTTGCTGGACAAGCTGGCGCTGCCCTACCGCATCTGCGAGGACCGCGCGGACTTCGATCCTTCCCGGCGCGTGCAGGCCGTACTGGTCGATGATGCCATCGGCGCGCTGCTGGTGCTTTACCCCCGTGACCACCTGCTCGACCTGCCAAGCCTGGTGGAGCTCACCGGACGGCAGCTGGTCGCGGTCAAGCCCGAGCGGCTGATGCGCATGCTGACCAAGCACGACCTGAAAATACTGCCCGGCCTGCCGCCCCTGACCAGTTCGCCGTGCCTGTACGAGGAGCGACTGCTGCAACAACCGGAACTGCTCGTCGAATCCGGGCAGCCGGGCGTGCTGCTGGCTATGGCAAGCAGTGATTTCAAATTGCTGCTGAGCAAGGCCAGCGCCGGGCGCTTCGCCGTACCCTTGAGCCAGATCCGGCCCAACCTCGACCGCCCCGAGGACGACAGCGCGCAGATCACCCAGGCGGTGCAGAGCTTTACCGCCAGGCGTATCCAGAAGCGCCTGGAAGAAACCATCGAGATCCCGCCACTGGCGCAGACGGCGCAGAAGATCATCAAGCTGCGCGTCGACCCCGACGCCACCGTGGATGACATCACCGGCGTGGTGGAAACCGACCCGGCCCTGGCCGCGCAGGTGGTCAGCTGGGCGGCCTCGCCCTACTACGCCGCGCCCGGCAAGATCCGTTCGGTGGAGGACGCCATCGTACGGGTGCTCGGCTTCGACCTGGTGATCAACCTGGCACTGGGCCTGGCGCTGGGCAAGACCCTGAGCCTGCCCAAGGATCAACCGCAACAGGCCACGCCCTACTGGCAGCAAGCGATCTATACCGCCGCGGTGATCGAGGGCCTGAACCGTGCCATCCCGCGTACCCAGCGACCCGAGGCCGGGCTCAGCTACCTGGCCGGACTGCTGCACAATTTCGGCTACCTGGTCCTCGCCCACGTCTTCCCGCCGCATTTTTCGCTGATCTGCCGGCACCTGGAAATCAACCCGCACCTGAGCCACAACGTCATCGAGCAGCACCTGCTGGGTATCACCCGCGAGCAGATCGGTGCCTGGTTGATGCGTTACTGGGGCATGCCCGACGAGCTGTCCACCGCGTTGCGCTTCCAGAACGACCCGTACTATCAAGGCGAGCATGCCGGACACGCCAATCTGGTCTGCCTGGCGGTACGCCTGCTGCGCAACCGCGGCATCGGCGACGGTCCCTACGGTGAGATCCCCGACGAGCTGTTCGGCCGCCTCGGGTTGAGCCGGGACAAGGCCAACGATGTGGTCAACAAGGTGCTCGACGCCGAGGCCGCACTCCGCGCCCTGGCGATGCAGATTCATCCCTCGACCTGA
- a CDS encoding zinc-dependent alcohol dehydrogenase: protein MRALRWHGKHDIRCDNHVPDPSIEDPRDAIIKVSSCAICGSDLHLYDGFMPGMQHGDIMGHEFMGEVMEVGSANKKLKVGDRVVVPFTIVCGECDQCRRGNFSVCERSNRNKDVADKVFGHTTAGLYGYTHLTGGYAGGQAEFVRVPYADVGPVVIPDGLTDEQVLFLGDILPTGWQAAAQCDIQPTDTVAVWGAGPVGQFAIRSAIMMGAEQVICIDNVPERLSMARAGGAITINFDEESVLERLKELTRGKGPEKCIDSVGMEAHAARSFDSMYDRAKQALMLETDRPHVLREMIYVCRPAGIISIPGVYGGLIDKIPFGAAMNKGLTFRMGQTHVNRWTDDLLKRIQEGQIDPSFVITHSVSLEQGPEMYKTFRDKHDGCIKVVLKP, encoded by the coding sequence ATGAGAGCCCTTCGCTGGCATGGCAAGCATGATATTCGTTGCGACAACCACGTCCCCGATCCGTCGATCGAGGATCCCCGTGACGCCATTATCAAGGTGTCGTCCTGCGCCATCTGTGGCTCCGACCTGCACCTGTACGACGGTTTCATGCCCGGCATGCAGCACGGCGACATCATGGGCCACGAGTTCATGGGCGAGGTGATGGAAGTCGGCTCGGCGAACAAGAAGCTCAAGGTCGGCGACCGTGTGGTGGTGCCCTTCACCATCGTCTGCGGCGAATGCGACCAGTGCCGGCGCGGCAATTTCTCCGTCTGTGAACGCAGCAACCGCAACAAGGATGTCGCCGACAAGGTCTTCGGCCACACCACGGCCGGGCTCTACGGCTATACCCACCTTACCGGCGGTTATGCCGGCGGGCAGGCCGAATTCGTTCGCGTGCCCTATGCCGACGTAGGCCCGGTGGTGATTCCCGACGGCCTCACCGACGAACAGGTACTGTTCCTCGGCGACATCCTGCCCACCGGCTGGCAGGCTGCGGCGCAGTGCGACATCCAGCCCACCGACACGGTTGCCGTGTGGGGCGCCGGCCCGGTCGGCCAGTTCGCCATCCGCAGCGCGATCATGATGGGTGCCGAGCAGGTCATCTGCATCGATAACGTGCCCGAGCGCCTGTCCATGGCGCGGGCTGGCGGCGCCATCACCATCAACTTCGACGAAGAAAGCGTGCTCGAACGGCTCAAGGAACTGACCCGCGGCAAGGGCCCGGAGAAGTGTATCGACTCGGTGGGCATGGAGGCGCACGCGGCGCGCTCGTTCGACTCGATGTACGACCGCGCCAAGCAGGCGCTGATGCTGGAAACCGACCGCCCGCACGTGCTGCGCGAGATGATCTACGTCTGCCGTCCGGCCGGAATCATCTCGATTCCCGGCGTCTACGGCGGGCTGATCGACAAGATTCCGTTCGGCGCGGCGATGAACAAGGGCCTGACCTTCCGCATGGGCCAGACCCACGTCAATCGTTGGACCGACGACCTGCTCAAGCGCATCCAGGAAGGCCAGATCGACCCGAGCTTCGTCATCACCCACAGCGTCAGCCTCGAGCAGGGTCCGGAGATGTACAAGACCTTCCGTGACAAGCATGACGGCTGCATCAAGGTCGTTCTCAAACCTTAA